A genomic region of Gemmata massiliana contains the following coding sequences:
- a CDS encoding Gfo/Idh/MocA family protein: MAAKLNRRKFLAASAVALTAPSIIRARNANEKLNLAVIGVANRGAENLKGLGLTQENIVALCDVDPDNAKKARDQFSKAAFYTDFRQMFDKAAKGIDAVVVSTPDHTHALPACIAMSLGKPVYCEKPMAETVAEVRHMRELAAKYKVVTQMGTQIHAGENYRRVVEIVQSGLLGDITQVRVWNSSKPVGGKRLATKPSAKFDLDLWLGPTKAEFFEAEVNKSNWNFAWPHFHWRWWWEFGGGTLADLGCHYIDLPYWALRLTSPTSVSATGSKNYAGDNTTPDVMQVAYTFPATKTRPAVKLSWEHGVTGPNGGKDIYKGYDSGILFEGTKGKLVADYGKYLILPGEFAKGFKAPEKSIKPSIGHHKEWTEAIKGNGTTLCNFEYSGRLAEAVLLGNVAYRAGKEIRWDAEKGTTGDASADVFLSREYRKGWELPK; encoded by the coding sequence ATGGCTGCCAAGCTCAATCGCCGAAAATTCCTGGCTGCGTCAGCAGTCGCGCTGACCGCTCCCTCGATCATTCGCGCCCGTAACGCGAACGAGAAGCTCAATCTTGCGGTGATCGGGGTCGCGAACCGCGGTGCGGAGAACCTGAAGGGTTTAGGCTTAACCCAAGAAAACATCGTGGCACTGTGCGACGTGGACCCGGACAACGCGAAGAAGGCGCGCGACCAGTTCTCGAAGGCGGCTTTCTACACCGATTTCCGCCAGATGTTCGACAAAGCCGCGAAGGGCATTGATGCGGTGGTGGTGAGTACGCCGGACCACACGCACGCGCTGCCCGCGTGCATCGCCATGAGTTTGGGGAAGCCCGTTTATTGCGAAAAGCCGATGGCCGAAACGGTGGCCGAAGTGCGCCACATGCGGGAGTTGGCTGCGAAATACAAAGTCGTCACGCAGATGGGTACGCAGATCCACGCGGGAGAGAACTACCGCCGCGTGGTGGAGATCGTGCAGTCCGGGCTGCTCGGCGACATCACGCAAGTTCGCGTGTGGAACAGCAGCAAGCCGGTGGGCGGGAAGCGGCTCGCGACCAAGCCGTCGGCGAAGTTCGACCTCGATCTTTGGCTCGGGCCAACTAAGGCCGAGTTCTTTGAAGCCGAGGTGAACAAGTCGAACTGGAACTTCGCGTGGCCGCACTTCCACTGGCGCTGGTGGTGGGAGTTCGGCGGCGGCACGCTCGCGGACCTCGGCTGCCACTACATCGACCTGCCGTATTGGGCGCTCAGACTCACCTCGCCGACGTCCGTTTCTGCAACAGGAAGTAAAAACTATGCCGGTGACAACACCACGCCGGACGTGATGCAGGTGGCGTACACGTTCCCCGCAACGAAGACCCGCCCCGCGGTCAAGTTGTCGTGGGAACACGGGGTGACCGGGCCGAATGGTGGTAAGGACATCTACAAGGGCTACGACTCGGGCATTTTGTTTGAAGGGACGAAGGGGAAGCTCGTCGCGGACTACGGCAAGTACCTGATTCTGCCGGGCGAGTTCGCGAAGGGGTTCAAGGCGCCGGAAAAGAGCATCAAGCCGTCGATCGGGCACCATAAGGAGTGGACCGAAGCGATTAAGGGCAACGGCACCACGCTCTGCAACTTCGAGTATTCGGGGCGCCTGGCCGAAGCCGTGCTTTTGGGGAACGTCGCGTACCGCGCGGGGAAAGAGATCCGCTGGGATGCAGAGAAGGGCACGACCGGCGATGCCAGCGCCGACGTGTTCCTGAGCCGCGAATACCGCAAG
- a CDS encoding sugar phosphate isomerase/epimerase family protein gives MPIPPLMIGVCSWSLQVTNVPELKGFLDKLGINVVQIACGDPHHASWAEGDAMPAAARAAGFQMSGAMLGFPGEDYTSPQTIEKTGGFGDPATRPERLERFKWALARTKELGLTDLMLHAGFIPEVGAPERKAFLDTLTQVADLAKQADVIVAFETGQESATLLRRTLDDLKAPNLKVNFDPANMLLYDKDEPLKVLDLLAPDIRSVHLKDAKRPTVKGSWGEEVPLGTGQTDTKGFVKALQRIGFTGPLCIEREVGTQADRFRDIEHGVRFLRECLAS, from the coding sequence ATGCCGATTCCGCCGCTCATGATCGGGGTTTGTAGCTGGTCGCTCCAGGTAACCAACGTTCCGGAGTTGAAGGGCTTTCTCGACAAGCTGGGAATTAATGTTGTGCAAATTGCGTGTGGCGACCCCCACCACGCGAGCTGGGCGGAAGGCGACGCGATGCCCGCAGCAGCACGTGCGGCCGGGTTCCAGATGTCCGGCGCGATGCTGGGGTTCCCCGGAGAAGACTACACCTCGCCGCAAACGATCGAGAAAACCGGCGGGTTCGGCGACCCGGCCACACGACCGGAGCGCCTGGAGCGGTTCAAGTGGGCTCTGGCGCGCACGAAAGAACTGGGATTAACCGACCTGATGCTCCACGCGGGGTTCATTCCCGAAGTGGGCGCCCCCGAGCGCAAAGCGTTCCTCGACACACTCACACAGGTCGCGGACCTCGCGAAGCAAGCGGACGTGATTGTGGCCTTCGAGACGGGTCAAGAGTCTGCCACGCTGCTCCGGCGCACGCTCGATGACCTGAAGGCGCCGAACCTGAAGGTGAATTTCGACCCCGCGAACATGCTACTCTACGACAAGGACGAGCCGCTCAAAGTGCTCGATCTGCTCGCGCCCGACATCCGCAGCGTTCACCTCAAGGACGCCAAGCGCCCGACCGTGAAGGGGTCGTGGGGCGAAGAGGTTCCGCTCGGTACGGGCCAAACGGACACGAAGGGGTTCGTGAAAGCACTCCAGCGGATCGGTTTCACCGGCCCGCTGTGCATCGAGCGCGAGGTGGGCACGCAAGCGGACCGGTTCCGCGACATCGAGCACGGCGTCCGGTTCCTACGTGAGTGCCTCGCGAGTTAA